One Amycolatopsis sp. NBC_00355 genomic window carries:
- a CDS encoding class I SAM-dependent methyltransferase codes for MTAGSWTWDPSLYSGSAAYYARGRAAYPDALAEAFTTELGLDGSGRLLDVGCGPGSLTLLLTGRFEESVGLDADPDMLAEAARLAADAGIGNCRWLHRRAEELPAGLGEFRLVTFAQSFHWLDRPKVAAAVRGMLAAGGACAHVHAATHQGVDPGDLAPPHDAIADLVRRYLGPVRRAGQGVLPDGTASGETEIYRAAGFRGPRRFEVPGRVVTRTADDVVAAVFSLSSSAPHLFGDRRDAFEAELRELLREASPDGTFSERLQEIAVDLWRP; via the coding sequence GTGACCGCCGGTAGCTGGACCTGGGATCCGTCGCTGTATTCCGGCAGCGCCGCGTATTACGCGCGCGGCCGCGCCGCTTATCCGGACGCCCTCGCGGAGGCGTTCACGACCGAACTGGGGCTGGACGGCTCGGGCCGCCTGCTCGACGTCGGCTGCGGGCCCGGCTCGCTGACCTTGCTCCTGACCGGCAGGTTCGAGGAGTCCGTCGGCCTCGACGCCGACCCGGACATGCTCGCCGAGGCGGCCCGGCTCGCGGCGGACGCGGGAATCGGCAACTGCCGGTGGCTGCACCGGCGCGCGGAGGAGCTGCCGGCGGGCCTGGGCGAATTCCGGCTGGTCACCTTCGCCCAGTCGTTCCACTGGCTGGACCGCCCGAAGGTCGCGGCGGCCGTGCGCGGCATGCTGGCCGCCGGGGGTGCCTGCGCCCACGTCCACGCCGCGACGCACCAGGGCGTCGATCCCGGCGACCTGGCGCCGCCGCACGACGCGATCGCGGACCTGGTGCGGCGGTACCTCGGCCCGGTCCGGCGTGCGGGCCAGGGCGTGCTGCCCGACGGCACGGCCTCAGGTGAGACGGAGATCTACCGGGCGGCCGGCTTCCGCGGCCCGCGGCGGTTCGAGGTCCCGGGCCGGGTCGTCACCAGGACCGCCGACGACGTCGTCGCCGCGGTCTTCTCGCTGTCCAGCTCGGCGCCGCACCTGTTCGGTGACCGGCGCGACGCGTTCGAGGCCGAGCTGCGAGAACTGCTGCGCGAAGCGAGCCCGGACGGGACGTTCAGCGAGCGGCTGCAGGAGATCGCCGTCGACCTCTGGCGGCCTTGA
- the pqqB gene encoding pyrroloquinoline quinone biosynthesis protein PqqB — MREKAELGRDMFVHCLGVAAGGGYPQWNCACAGCRKARAKPEVATTHAGIAVSGTGERWFLLNATPDVHHQIAADPALHPGPEVRETPVAGVLLTDAEFDHTIGLLVLREGSALTVYGTAPVLEALTSSFPVRDLLSDYADLSWSRLETGLPLDLDDRLRVTAFPTGSKAPRYVGRPCESAEWEVGFRLEDRVTGGTVVYAPTLPRWDAAFAEQVATADCVFLDGTFWTDDEMSGQGAGNRTGRSMGHLPVGGADGSARALAALPATRKIYTHINNTNPILDDESPERRRLTDLGIEVGRAGLEVEV; from the coding sequence TTGCGGGAGAAAGCCGAGCTCGGGAGGGACATGTTCGTTCACTGTCTCGGAGTCGCGGCCGGCGGCGGCTATCCGCAGTGGAACTGCGCGTGCGCCGGCTGCCGGAAGGCTCGTGCCAAGCCCGAGGTCGCGACGACCCACGCCGGGATCGCGGTCTCCGGAACCGGTGAGCGGTGGTTCCTGCTGAACGCGACCCCGGACGTCCACCACCAGATCGCGGCGGATCCCGCGCTGCACCCGGGTCCGGAAGTCCGGGAAACGCCGGTGGCCGGGGTGCTCCTGACGGACGCGGAGTTCGATCACACGATCGGCCTGCTGGTGCTGCGGGAGGGGTCGGCGCTGACCGTGTACGGGACGGCCCCCGTGCTCGAAGCCCTGACGTCGTCCTTCCCGGTCCGGGACCTGCTGAGCGACTACGCGGACCTCTCCTGGTCCCGCCTCGAAACCGGCCTGCCCTTGGACCTGGACGACCGGTTGCGCGTGACCGCCTTCCCGACCGGGTCCAAAGCGCCTCGTTATGTCGGGCGTCCCTGCGAGTCGGCCGAGTGGGAGGTGGGCTTCCGCCTGGAAGACCGGGTGACGGGCGGAACCGTGGTGTACGCGCCGACGCTGCCCCGGTGGGACGCGGCGTTCGCCGAGCAGGTGGCGACGGCCGACTGCGTCTTCCTGGACGGTACATTTTGGACGGACGACGAAATGTCCGGCCAGGGCGCGGGAAACCGGACCGGGCGCTCGATGGGGCACCTGCCCGTCGGCGGGGCCGACGGCTCCGCTCGCGCGCTGGCCGCGCTGCCCGCGACCCGGAAGATCTACACGCACATCAACAACACCAACCCGATTCTCGACGACGAGTCCCCGGAGCGGCGCCGGCTGACGGACCTGGGCATCGAGGTCGGCCGAGCCGGCTTGGAGGTGGAAGTGTGA
- the pqqD gene encoding pyrroloquinoline quinone biosynthesis peptide chaperone PqqD produces the protein MDVDDLTATPRLATKAMLKHDSVRDVELLLLPERVVLLNKSGAAILGLCDGSRTVRQLVERLEHDFEATDLAGDVMAFLQDASGRGWVVVT, from the coding sequence ATGGACGTCGACGATCTGACGGCCACGCCACGGCTGGCCACCAAGGCGATGCTCAAGCACGACAGCGTCCGGGACGTGGAGCTGCTCCTGCTGCCCGAGAGGGTGGTGCTCCTGAACAAGTCCGGGGCGGCGATCCTGGGACTCTGCGACGGCAGCCGGACGGTGCGGCAGCTGGTCGAGAGGCTCGAGCACGACTTCGAGGCGACCGACCTCGCAGGCGACGTCATGGCGTTCCTCCAGGACGCCAGCGGACGCGGCTGGGTGGTGGTCACATGA
- a CDS encoding YkvA family protein has product MTGSVWGDLLIGVALALVLAWLALIVALVLVRPRGGLLREALRLLPDVLRLIRRLAADPTLPRGVRIRLGLLLVYLAMPVDLIPDFIPVLGHADDAIIVVAVLRGVVRRAGLDAVRAHWPGTDDGFAAAARLAGIRTSAG; this is encoded by the coding sequence GTGACCGGCTCGGTCTGGGGGGACCTGCTGATCGGCGTCGCCCTCGCGCTCGTGCTGGCCTGGCTCGCGCTGATCGTCGCGCTCGTCCTCGTCCGGCCGCGGGGCGGGCTCCTGCGCGAGGCCCTGCGGCTGCTGCCCGACGTGCTGCGGCTCATCCGGCGCCTGGCCGCGGACCCCACGCTGCCCCGCGGCGTCCGGATCCGGCTCGGCCTCCTGCTGGTCTACCTCGCCATGCCCGTCGACCTGATCCCCGACTTCATCCCGGTGCTCGGCCACGCCGACGACGCCATCATCGTCGTGGCCGTCCTGCGCGGCGTCGTCCGCCGGGCGGGGCTCGACGCGGTGCGCGCCCACTGGCCCGGCACCGACGACGGTTTCGCCGCCGCGGCCCGCCTGGCCGGAATCCGGACCTCGGCGGGCTGA
- a CDS encoding STAS domain-containing protein, which produces MSPQLPIPVPGARPLAARRTEYRPGLSILTFAGEIDALTVPILERELRDTPPGTTLVDLSQIAFVGLAGARALAAAAEQAGAEGRHFGLVASGRTLARLFRITGLAAGVPMFASLSDALRELLAAGLRDAAG; this is translated from the coding sequence GTGTCCCCTCAGCTACCGATCCCCGTCCCGGGCGCCCGCCCCCTCGCGGCGCGCCGGACGGAGTACCGACCCGGCCTGTCGATCCTGACGTTCGCCGGCGAGATCGACGCCTTGACCGTCCCGATCCTCGAGCGCGAGCTGCGGGACACCCCGCCGGGCACGACGCTGGTGGATCTCAGCCAGATCGCGTTCGTCGGCCTCGCCGGCGCCCGCGCGCTGGCGGCGGCCGCCGAACAGGCCGGCGCCGAAGGGCGGCATTTCGGGCTGGTGGCGAGCGGCCGGACGCTCGCGCGGCTGTTCCGCATCACGGGCCTGGCCGCGGGTGTCCCGATGTTCGCGTCGTTGTCCGACGCGTTGCGGGAACTGCTCGCCGCCGGACTCCGGGACGCCGCCGGATAA
- the pqqC gene encoding pyrroloquinoline-quinone synthase PqqC translates to MNAWSSEGTEEFEARLRSIGEKRYHHLHPFNERMHAGSLTEEEFRGWVRNRFYYQVNLPVKDAFILTKLPGREDRRRWIRRIIDHDGRTGDEGGLEKWVRLGEAVGLTREQLFDNDTVLPGVRFAVDAYVDFCRRRPWLESVASALTELFAPDLLSRRITDVEHHYPWIAPEGLDYFRARLTQQPKDIAHLLDLVLGHAKTREQQDACARALEFKCDVLWSLLDAVQLAYGKSS, encoded by the coding sequence GTGAACGCCTGGTCCTCGGAAGGGACGGAGGAGTTCGAAGCGCGGCTGCGGTCGATCGGGGAGAAGCGGTACCACCACCTGCACCCGTTCAACGAACGCATGCACGCGGGCTCGCTGACCGAGGAGGAATTCCGGGGGTGGGTGCGGAATCGTTTCTACTACCAGGTGAACCTGCCGGTGAAGGACGCGTTCATCCTGACCAAGCTCCCCGGCCGGGAAGACCGGCGCCGGTGGATCCGGCGCATCATCGACCACGACGGGCGCACCGGGGACGAGGGCGGCCTCGAGAAGTGGGTACGCCTGGGCGAAGCCGTCGGGTTGACCCGCGAGCAGCTGTTCGACAACGACACGGTGCTGCCCGGCGTGCGCTTCGCCGTGGACGCCTACGTGGACTTCTGCCGCCGGCGGCCGTGGCTGGAATCCGTGGCGTCCGCGCTGACCGAGCTGTTCGCGCCGGATCTGCTCAGCCGCCGGATCACCGACGTCGAGCACCACTACCCGTGGATCGCGCCGGAAGGCCTGGACTACTTCCGGGCCCGGCTCACCCAGCAGCCGAAGGACATCGCGCACCTGCTCGACCTGGTGCTCGGCCACGCGAAAACCCGGGAGCAGCAGGACGCCTGCGCCCGGGCGCTGGAGTTCAAGTGCGACGTCCTCTGGAGCCTGCTCGACGCCGTGCAGCTCGCCTACGGCAAGAGTTCGTGA
- a CDS encoding Chromate resistance protein ChrB encodes MGVEPGDRGWLLISVSTAGAPDSLRVQVWRKLRSLGALYLQQSVCLLPARPEVVREIRGLADRVRHQGGTARVLSMTFTDPAEEEAVIAEFDAARDVEYGEVLERLPALRRELADERARGNLTYAEVEESEADLQRFRSWLDKIAARDHFAAPGGQDARNAVDEAAAALADFEEAALQSEAPAQPAPRLRAADRP; translated from the coding sequence ATGGGTGTCGAACCCGGTGACCGGGGCTGGTTGCTGATCAGCGTGTCGACCGCCGGCGCGCCCGACTCGCTGCGCGTGCAGGTCTGGCGCAAGCTCCGGTCCCTCGGCGCGCTCTACCTGCAGCAGTCGGTGTGCCTGCTGCCCGCCCGCCCCGAGGTGGTGCGGGAGATCCGTGGCCTGGCCGACCGGGTTCGCCACCAGGGCGGCACCGCGCGGGTGCTGTCGATGACCTTCACCGATCCGGCCGAGGAAGAGGCCGTGATCGCGGAGTTCGACGCCGCCCGCGACGTCGAGTACGGCGAAGTCCTCGAGCGGCTCCCCGCGCTGCGCCGGGAACTCGCCGACGAACGGGCCCGTGGCAACCTCACCTACGCCGAAGTCGAGGAGTCCGAGGCCGACCTGCAGCGGTTCCGGAGCTGGCTGGACAAGATCGCCGCCCGCGACCACTTCGCCGCACCGGGTGGCCAGGACGCCCGCAACGCAGTCGACGAGGCCGCTGCCGCACTCGCCGACTTCGAAGAAGCCGCCCTCCAGTCCGAAGCCCCCGCCCAGCCGGCACCCCGGCTCCGCGCCGCCGACCGACCGTGA